A genomic segment from Kineococcus rhizosphaerae encodes:
- a CDS encoding GNAT family N-acetyltransferase, whose amino-acid sequence MSSATLRPATPADGAAIAALVRELAEYEREPEAATASAEDFARALEPGTGIGCVLAEVGTGDGVEVVGMALWFTTFSTWLGRQGMWLEDLYVRPAHRRGGIGRAFFAELGRVCAERGFGRLEFTVLDWNTPAHAFYRALGARPQDDWTTWRLDGERLAALPGGHPPVT is encoded by the coding sequence GTGAGCTCTGCGACCCTGCGCCCCGCCACCCCCGCCGACGGGGCGGCGATCGCCGCCCTCGTGCGGGAGCTGGCCGAGTACGAACGCGAACCCGAGGCGGCGACGGCGAGCGCGGAGGACTTCGCCCGGGCCCTGGAACCGGGGACGGGGATCGGCTGCGTGCTGGCCGAGGTCGGGACCGGGGACGGTGTCGAGGTGGTGGGCATGGCGTTGTGGTTCACGACGTTCTCGACGTGGCTGGGCCGGCAGGGCATGTGGCTGGAGGACCTGTACGTGCGGCCCGCGCACCGGCGCGGCGGCATCGGGCGGGCGTTCTTCGCCGAGCTGGGACGCGTCTGCGCCGAGCGCGGGTTCGGCCGGCTGGAGTTCACGGTGCTGGACTGGAACACCCCGGCGCACGCCTTCTACCGGGCGCTGGGCGCCCGTCCCCAGGACGACTGGACGACGTGGCGCCTCGACGGGGAACGTTTGGCGGCCCTGCCGGGCGGGCACCCTCCCGTGACCTGA
- a CDS encoding FtsK/SpoIIIE domain-containing protein, giving the protein MPFRMTVLGTDVEIEVPPGTTLSGAREAFEEVTGPWPGDWTGWVPGGPGAVLGLPPLLAGSSLPPNDSGEGELVVVAGPVAGERFSLMPGRHVVGRPGEGSVTVAVADPSVSRRHAELELSPSGAFTVRDLGSLNGTAVLHAGEREVVRRSTQIPPDAEFSIGHSVLRRGTPPVAAAVVHPDGAGHLLLNRAPRLLPTPGARRWTWPVADPLPEGPGFPWLGLLVPLAVAVVLAVVWTPVSLLLGVSSPVVAAGQWAGQRRRHRRLTARRTADVAAERARVRAEVDDAARREHAGRHALHPGAQHLAAQVTSRGDRLFTRSPGDVDHLSARLGLGDLPADTASLQGGPGTPVLAGVPVTVALDAGPVGFCGPAVGVVRLVVAQLAGWQSPADVRLVTGPGWEWARWLPHHVEVADGDLLGFPVAELRRRRDRREAAREPAVVVVLDPVGWWRGDARLVELLTDGPALGVHTICLGDGRADLPAQCRTVVDAAAGRVLTAQDRLPVRLDAVSEEWAEHLARGLAPVLDAAAASGGAVPADVRLLDLLGPPTVESLQRSWSRSTGLPAVLGAEASGVCAVDLVRDGPHALLAGTTGSGKSVLLTTLVVSLALARAPEHLQFVLVDYKGGAAFGECTRLPHVAGLVTDLDDQLADRVLRSLRAEVSRRERVLAAAGVGDVRDLPAGRLARLVVVVDEFRVLSQEVPEFVDGLVRLASVGRSLGVHLVLATQRPAGVVSPEIRANTDLRIALRVQDRADADDVVGDPRPAGFTVPGRAVLRGVAGLREFQTARLRGPAGGSGVRVRVVGDPAPAGDVDDLPAVVEVVRAAAAGRPRPPAPWLPPLPRSVPARDVPAGSGTRLVWGVLDLPDVQARASAGWDLAAGHHLLVVGGVRSGRTTALRRIVTEAAGVADVEVHVLDAGGGLLDLAGTGATGSVVTPQEPWRAARLLERVQEEVDRRRAQRAWSGHLLVVVDGWEAWSAALTAADPAAGVDPLLRLLREGSATGVRVVVAGDRQALTGAVSSTVGAVVLLRTADRTDTTLLGVRPAAFPRDAPPGRGLFVVDGVGHEVQVVLPGEPGERAGRVPRCAVAPLPERVAGLTGPAVGRGGDTGGPVVVEVDGVVLVTGPPGSGRTSALRAFAAAEARSGGRVVWAREEEPAVVGEVLASGGLVLLDDMHRPLPPAVEDVVTAALLGPRGPRFVVAGDGAELVAAFRGPAATVRAAARTVVLLGRDGRVPAEVVSRRPVVSPGPGPGAGFVVRDGRWTSVRIACPTVAP; this is encoded by the coding sequence GTGCCGTTCCGGATGACCGTGCTGGGGACCGACGTGGAGATCGAGGTCCCTCCCGGAACCACCCTGTCCGGTGCCCGGGAGGCGTTCGAGGAGGTCACCGGCCCGTGGCCCGGGGACTGGACCGGCTGGGTGCCCGGCGGCCCCGGCGCGGTCCTGGGCCTGCCCCCGTTGCTGGCCGGTTCCTCGTTGCCGCCCAACGACTCCGGCGAGGGAGAACTCGTCGTGGTCGCCGGTCCGGTCGCCGGGGAACGTTTCTCCCTGATGCCGGGTCGTCACGTGGTGGGCCGTCCCGGGGAGGGTTCGGTGACGGTCGCGGTCGCCGACCCGTCGGTGTCGCGCCGGCACGCCGAACTCGAACTCTCCCCCTCCGGCGCGTTCACGGTGCGCGACCTCGGCTCGCTCAACGGAACCGCGGTGCTGCACGCAGGTGAACGGGAGGTGGTTCGCCGAAGCACCCAGATTCCCCCGGACGCCGAGTTCAGCATCGGCCACTCGGTGCTTCGACGTGGAACCCCTCCGGTCGCGGCGGCCGTCGTGCACCCCGACGGCGCCGGGCACCTCCTGCTGAACCGCGCACCCCGGTTGCTGCCCACCCCCGGGGCGCGGCGGTGGACCTGGCCCGTCGCCGACCCCCTGCCGGAGGGACCGGGGTTCCCGTGGCTGGGGCTGCTCGTCCCTCTCGCGGTCGCCGTGGTGCTGGCCGTGGTGTGGACGCCGGTCTCCCTGCTGCTGGGGGTGAGCTCCCCGGTCGTCGCGGCCGGGCAGTGGGCCGGGCAGCGTCGACGGCACCGACGGCTCACCGCGCGGCGCACCGCCGACGTCGCGGCCGAACGGGCCCGGGTGCGGGCCGAGGTCGACGACGCCGCCCGGCGCGAGCACGCCGGCCGGCACGCCCTGCACCCCGGCGCGCAGCACCTCGCCGCGCAGGTGACGTCCCGCGGCGACCGCCTGTTCACCCGCAGCCCCGGCGACGTGGACCACCTCAGCGCCCGGCTCGGGCTGGGCGACCTGCCCGCGGACACGGCCTCGCTGCAGGGCGGGCCCGGAACCCCCGTCCTGGCCGGGGTCCCGGTGACGGTGGCCCTCGACGCCGGTCCCGTCGGGTTCTGCGGTCCGGCGGTGGGCGTCGTCCGTCTCGTCGTGGCGCAGCTCGCCGGCTGGCAGTCCCCCGCCGACGTCCGCCTCGTCACCGGCCCGGGGTGGGAGTGGGCCCGGTGGCTGCCGCACCACGTGGAGGTCGCCGACGGGGACCTGCTCGGGTTCCCCGTCGCCGAGCTGCGGCGACGGCGGGACCGGCGCGAGGCCGCGCGCGAACCCGCCGTGGTCGTCGTGCTGGACCCCGTGGGCTGGTGGCGCGGCGACGCCCGGCTGGTCGAGCTGCTCACCGACGGTCCCGCGCTGGGCGTCCACACGATCTGCCTCGGTGACGGGCGGGCCGACCTGCCCGCGCAGTGCCGGACGGTCGTGGACGCGGCGGCCGGCCGGGTCCTGACGGCCCAGGACCGGCTGCCGGTGCGCCTGGACGCCGTCAGCGAGGAGTGGGCCGAGCACCTCGCCCGGGGGCTGGCACCCGTGCTCGACGCGGCCGCCGCGTCCGGCGGCGCCGTCCCGGCCGACGTCCGGCTGCTGGACCTCCTCGGTCCGCCCACGGTGGAGTCCCTGCAGCGCAGCTGGTCGCGGTCCACCGGTCTGCCGGCGGTGCTGGGCGCCGAGGCGTCGGGGGTCTGCGCGGTGGACCTGGTGCGCGACGGCCCGCACGCGCTGCTGGCGGGTACGACGGGGTCGGGCAAGTCGGTCCTGCTGACGACGCTGGTGGTCTCGCTGGCGCTGGCCCGCGCGCCCGAGCACCTGCAGTTCGTCCTCGTCGACTACAAGGGCGGGGCGGCGTTCGGGGAGTGCACCCGGTTGCCGCACGTGGCGGGTCTGGTGACCGACCTCGACGACCAGCTGGCGGACCGGGTGCTGCGCAGCCTGCGGGCGGAGGTGTCGCGCCGGGAGCGGGTCCTGGCCGCGGCGGGGGTCGGCGACGTGCGGGACCTGCCCGCGGGGCGGCTCGCCCGGCTGGTGGTGGTGGTCGACGAGTTCCGGGTGCTGTCCCAGGAGGTGCCGGAGTTCGTCGACGGGCTGGTGCGGCTGGCGTCGGTGGGGCGCTCGCTGGGGGTGCACCTGGTACTGGCGACGCAGCGGCCGGCGGGTGTGGTGAGCCCGGAGATCCGGGCGAACACCGACCTGCGGATCGCGCTGCGGGTGCAGGACCGGGCCGACGCGGACGACGTGGTGGGCGATCCGCGGCCGGCGGGTTTCACCGTCCCGGGGCGGGCGGTGCTGCGCGGGGTGGCGGGACTGCGCGAGTTCCAGACCGCCCGGTTGCGCGGCCCGGCCGGTGGGAGCGGTGTGCGGGTGCGCGTCGTGGGCGACCCGGCGCCGGCCGGCGACGTCGACGACCTGCCGGCGGTGGTGGAGGTCGTGCGGGCCGCCGCCGCGGGACGGCCCCGGCCCCCGGCTCCCTGGTTGCCGCCGCTGCCCCGGTCGGTGCCGGCGCGGGACGTCCCCGCCGGTTCCGGCACCCGGCTCGTGTGGGGCGTCCTGGACCTCCCCGACGTCCAGGCGCGCGCGAGCGCCGGGTGGGACCTGGCGGCCGGCCACCACCTGCTGGTCGTCGGCGGGGTGCGCAGCGGGCGGACCACCGCGTTGCGGCGGATCGTCACCGAGGCCGCCGGGGTGGCGGACGTCGAGGTCCACGTGCTGGACGCCGGGGGCGGTCTGCTCGACCTGGCCGGGACGGGGGCGACGGGGTCGGTCGTCACGCCGCAGGAGCCGTGGCGGGCGGCCCGGCTGCTGGAGCGCGTGCAGGAGGAGGTGGACCGGCGGCGGGCGCAGCGGGCGTGGTCGGGCCACCTCCTGGTCGTGGTCGACGGCTGGGAGGCGTGGTCGGCGGCGTTGACGGCAGCCGACCCGGCGGCGGGCGTGGACCCGCTGCTGCGGCTGCTGCGCGAGGGGTCGGCGACGGGAGTGCGCGTCGTCGTCGCCGGGGACCGGCAGGCGCTGACGGGCGCGGTGTCGTCGACGGTGGGGGCGGTGGTGCTGCTGCGCACGGCCGACCGCACCGACACGACCCTGCTGGGGGTGCGACCGGCGGCGTTCCCGCGCGACGCGCCCCCGGGGCGGGGGCTGTTCGTCGTGGACGGGGTCGGGCACGAGGTGCAGGTGGTGCTGCCCGGGGAGCCCGGCGAGCGGGCCGGGCGCGTCCCGCGCTGCGCGGTCGCTCCGCTGCCCGAGCGGGTGGCCGGGCTCACCGGTCCCGCGGTGGGTCGCGGTGGGGACACCGGCGGGCCCGTGGTGGTCGAGGTCGACGGCGTCGTCCTGGTGACGGGTCCGCCCGGCAGCGGCCGCACCAGCGCCCTGCGGGCCTTCGCCGCGGCCGAGGCGCGAAGCGGCGGCCGGGTGGTGTGGGCGCGCGAGGAGGAACCCGCGGTCGTGGGCGAGGTCCTCGCGAGTGGCGGTCTCGTGCTGCTCGACGACATGCACCGCCCGCTGCCGCCGGCCGTGGAGGACGTCGTGACGGCCGCCCTCCTGGGGCCGCGCGGGCCGCGGTTCGTCGTCGCGGGGGACGGGGCGGAGCTCGTCGCGGCGTTCCGGGGCCCGGCGGCGACGGTCCGGGCGGCGGCGCGGACGGTCGTGCTGCTCGGCCGTGACGGCCGGGTGCCCGCGGAGGTCGTCTCCCGCCGTCCGGTGGTGAGCCCGGGACCGGGACCGGGGGCGGGTTTCGTCGTGCGCGACGGACGGTGGACGAGCGTGCGGATCGCTTGTCCTACCGTGGCGCCGTGA
- a CDS encoding sensor histidine kinase, with protein MSDLLHSETAIGGAEAEWLRLLVGDWQLISDLSFADLVLWVPTADRQHFVAVAHCRPTTGPTVHYDDVVGALLERGRRPQVDTTFDEARSLRGRDPEWDDDVPVREETIPVVREGVVLGVLARHTNLATSRTPSRLELNYVKCADDLTRMIAAGEFPQTAAPTGPRRGAPRVGDGMLRLDADGVVTYASPNALSAFHRAGLIGELVGANLAEISSSLAASHLPVDESLPLVVTGRAPWRTDLETEAATLSMRAIPLTRKEDGTTNRIAALLLVRDVSELRRRERELMTKDATIREVHHRVKNNLQTVAALLRLQARRLHSEEGRSALQEAMRRVETIATVHETLSQGIDENVDFDQVLDRCLMMAAEVAMENAERVRTVREGKFGELRQEDATALALVLTELVTNAVEHGFGSDKAGTVVVKVEHTADDRLEVVVSDDGVGLPQDFQVGSSGLGTQIVRSLVAGELRGRMEFGASEAGGTEVRLDLRVRRDAAQIGSVRN; from the coding sequence ATGTCGGACCTGCTGCACTCCGAGACGGCGATCGGGGGCGCCGAGGCCGAGTGGCTGCGGCTCCTCGTCGGCGACTGGCAGCTGATCTCGGACCTGTCCTTCGCCGACCTCGTGCTGTGGGTCCCCACGGCCGACCGACAGCACTTCGTCGCGGTCGCCCACTGCCGGCCGACGACCGGCCCGACGGTGCACTACGACGACGTGGTGGGGGCGCTGCTGGAACGCGGTCGTCGCCCGCAGGTCGACACGACCTTCGACGAGGCGCGCAGCCTGCGCGGGCGCGACCCGGAGTGGGACGACGACGTGCCCGTGCGCGAGGAGACGATCCCCGTCGTCCGCGAGGGCGTCGTGCTCGGGGTCCTGGCCCGGCACACGAACCTGGCGACGTCCCGCACGCCGAGCCGGCTCGAGCTGAACTACGTCAAGTGCGCCGACGACCTCACCCGGATGATCGCCGCCGGGGAGTTCCCGCAGACCGCGGCGCCGACCGGGCCGCGGCGCGGGGCGCCCCGGGTGGGGGACGGCATGCTGCGCCTGGACGCCGACGGCGTCGTCACCTACGCGAGCCCCAACGCCCTGTCGGCGTTCCACCGGGCGGGGCTCATCGGGGAACTCGTCGGCGCCAACCTCGCGGAGATCTCCAGCTCGCTGGCCGCCTCCCACCTGCCCGTCGACGAGTCGCTGCCGCTGGTCGTCACCGGTCGCGCGCCGTGGCGGACCGACCTGGAGACCGAGGCGGCGACGCTGTCGATGCGGGCGATCCCGTTGACCCGCAAGGAGGACGGGACCACGAACCGGATCGCCGCGCTGCTGCTGGTCCGGGACGTCTCCGAACTGCGCCGTCGTGAGCGCGAACTCATGACGAAGGACGCGACGATCCGCGAGGTCCACCACCGCGTCAAGAACAACCTCCAGACGGTCGCCGCGCTGCTGCGCCTGCAGGCCCGGCGGCTGCACTCGGAGGAGGGGCGCTCGGCGCTGCAGGAGGCCATGCGCCGCGTGGAGACCATCGCGACGGTGCACGAGACCCTGTCGCAGGGCATCGACGAGAACGTCGACTTCGACCAGGTTCTCGACCGGTGCCTGATGATGGCGGCCGAGGTCGCCATGGAGAACGCCGAACGGGTCCGCACGGTGCGCGAGGGCAAGTTCGGGGAGCTGCGCCAGGAGGACGCGACGGCGCTCGCGCTCGTCCTGACCGAGCTGGTGACCAACGCCGTCGAGCACGGCTTCGGGTCCGACAAGGCCGGGACCGTCGTCGTGAAGGTGGAGCACACGGCCGACGATCGGCTCGAGGTCGTCGTCAGCGACGACGGGGTGGGCCTGCCGCAGGACTTCCAGGTCGGCAGTTCCGGGCTCGGGACCCAGATCGTGCGGTCCCTGGTGGCCGGTGAGCTGCGCGGGCGCATGGAGTTCGGGGCCAGCGAGGCTGGGGGGACCGAGGTCCGGCTGGACCTTCGGGTGCGCCGGGACGCCGCGCAGATCGGCAGCGTCCGCAACTGA
- a CDS encoding TadE/TadG family type IV pilus assembly protein: MTRGSGRDEGSAVAEFAAVAGLLALLFAAVVQLAVVQHVRATAADCAGEGARFGALRGNSPADGAARTRELLATSLSPAFAREVSAGTTRVAGTPVVEVDVRAPLPVVAFLGPRLLHVQGHALAEPATQP, encoded by the coding sequence GTGACGCGCGGGTCCGGACGGGACGAGGGGTCGGCGGTCGCGGAGTTCGCCGCCGTCGCCGGGCTGCTCGCGCTGCTGTTCGCGGCCGTCGTGCAGCTGGCCGTCGTGCAGCACGTGCGGGCGACGGCCGCCGACTGCGCGGGGGAGGGCGCGCGGTTCGGGGCGTTGCGCGGCAACTCACCCGCCGACGGGGCCGCCCGCACCCGTGAACTCCTCGCCACGTCGCTGTCCCCGGCCTTCGCGCGCGAGGTCAGCGCCGGGACGACCCGGGTCGCCGGGACGCCCGTCGTGGAGGTCGACGTCCGCGCCCCGCTGCCCGTCGTGGCGTTCCTCGGGCCGCGGCTGCTGCACGTGCAGGGCCACGCCCTGGCCGAACCGGCGACGCAGCCGTGA
- a CDS encoding WhiB family transcriptional regulator, with protein sequence MDWRHTAACLDEDPELFFPIGNTGPAILQIEEAKAVCRRCDVVDSCLKWALETGQDAGVWGGMSEDERRALKRRAARARRAS encoded by the coding sequence ATGGACTGGCGCCACACCGCCGCCTGCCTCGACGAAGACCCCGAGCTCTTCTTCCCCATCGGCAACACCGGGCCCGCGATCCTGCAGATCGAAGAGGCCAAGGCCGTCTGCCGTCGCTGCGACGTCGTCGACTCCTGCCTGAAGTGGGCGCTGGAGACCGGCCAGGACGCCGGCGTCTGGGGCGGGATGAGCGAGGACGAGCGTCGTGCGCTCAAGCGCCGCGCCGCCCGCGCCCGCCGCGCGAGCTGA
- a CDS encoding RNA polymerase sigma factor SigF, with translation MSGAPHGPASPGLSVQQGTEPENPEQALLVRMAALPPGDPERSRLREDLTRRNLPLAEHLAARFLGRGEPHDDLVQVATIGLLKALDRFDPGRGVPFGAYAVPTMLGEIKRHFRDRGWAMRVPRRVQEAGRVLADARESLTHELGRAPTVVELAQRTGREPDDVVEVLESANAYSTLPLDTGSPTSPVLSLGADDEALESVENREALRPLLAALPPRERRILALRFVRGMSQAQIAAEVGISQMHVSRLLSRTLADLRDGLGDVEAP, from the coding sequence GTGAGCGGGGCACCCCACGGTCCCGCGAGCCCGGGACTGTCGGTGCAGCAGGGCACCGAGCCCGAGAACCCCGAGCAGGCCCTGCTCGTCCGGATGGCGGCCCTGCCCCCCGGCGACCCGGAACGGTCGCGGCTGCGCGAGGACCTGACCCGGCGGAACCTGCCGCTGGCCGAGCACCTCGCCGCCCGGTTCCTGGGCCGGGGCGAACCGCACGACGACCTCGTCCAGGTCGCCACGATCGGTCTGCTGAAGGCCCTGGACCGGTTCGACCCCGGACGCGGGGTGCCGTTCGGGGCGTACGCGGTGCCCACCATGCTGGGCGAGATCAAGCGCCACTTCCGGGACCGCGGCTGGGCGATGCGGGTGCCGCGCCGGGTCCAGGAGGCGGGCCGCGTCCTGGCCGACGCCCGCGAGTCGCTCACGCACGAGCTGGGCCGGGCCCCCACCGTCGTCGAGCTCGCGCAGCGCACCGGCCGCGAGCCCGACGACGTCGTCGAGGTGCTGGAGTCGGCGAACGCCTACTCGACCCTGCCCCTGGACACCGGGTCCCCGACGTCCCCGGTCCTGTCCCTCGGCGCGGACGACGAGGCGCTCGAGAGCGTCGAGAACCGCGAGGCGCTGCGGCCGCTGCTCGCGGCCCTGCCCCCCCGTGAGCGGCGGATCCTCGCGCTGCGCTTCGTCCGCGGGATGTCCCAGGCCCAGATCGCCGCCGAGGTCGGGATCTCGCAGATGCACGTCTCGCGGTTGCTCAGCCGGACGCTGGCCGACCTGCGGGACGGGCTCGGCGACGTCGAAGCGCCCTGA
- a CDS encoding type II secretion system F family protein, whose amino-acid sequence MTGVAAGALLGLGVFCVWWSCWGTTPRRRPARRRPVRAVLDAAGWSDVPAVVFVAGSVLAAVAAAALVLALTRLPVLGVGAALSAGYGPTALARSRGDRRREDSAAQWPDAVDSLAAAVRAGSSLPDAVCGLATRGPRQFRPAFARFAAAHRASGAFEAELEDLRAELADPVFDRLAATLRMTRQVGGSDLGSTLRTLSGYLREDRRTRGELLARQSWTVSAARLAVAAPWVVLGLLATRPGTLAAYGDATGATVLAVGAVVTFGSYRLMLRLGRLPAPRRVLS is encoded by the coding sequence GTGACGGGTGTGGCCGCGGGGGCGCTGCTCGGGCTGGGGGTGTTCTGCGTCTGGTGGTCGTGCTGGGGCACGACGCCGCGCCGGCGCCCGGCCCGTCGCCGGCCCGTGCGCGCCGTGCTGGACGCGGCCGGGTGGTCCGACGTCCCCGCCGTCGTGTTCGTCGCCGGCTCGGTGCTCGCGGCCGTCGCCGCCGCCGCCCTCGTCCTGGCCCTCACCCGGCTGCCCGTGCTGGGCGTCGGGGCGGCCCTGTCGGCGGGGTACGGGCCCACGGCCCTGGCCCGTTCGCGCGGGGACCGGCGCCGCGAGGACTCCGCGGCGCAGTGGCCCGACGCCGTCGACTCCCTCGCGGCCGCGGTGCGTGCCGGGTCCTCGCTGCCCGACGCCGTCTGCGGCCTGGCCACGCGGGGACCGCGGCAGTTCCGGCCCGCGTTCGCGCGGTTCGCCGCCGCGCACCGCGCGAGCGGGGCGTTCGAGGCCGAGCTGGAGGACCTGCGGGCGGAACTGGCCGACCCCGTGTTCGACCGGCTGGCCGCGACGTTGCGCATGACGCGCCAGGTCGGCGGCAGCGACCTGGGCTCGACCCTGCGGACGTTGTCGGGGTACCTGCGCGAGGACCGCCGGACCCGTGGGGAACTCCTGGCCCGGCAGAGCTGGACCGTGTCCGCGGCCCGGCTCGCCGTCGCCGCCCCGTGGGTCGTCCTGGGCCTGCTCGCCACCCGGCCGGGAACCCTCGCGGCGTACGGGGACGCGACGGGTGCCACCGTCCTGGCGGTGGGGGCGGTCGTCACGTTCGGCTCCTACCGGCTCATGCTGCGGCTCGGGCGCCTGCCCGCGCCCCGCCGGGTGCTGTCGTGA
- a CDS encoding type II secretion system F family protein yields the protein MIAGVCLGLLAGTGALLVVAGFPLRRAPSLDARVLPYLAPAPTRRTRELLRRVGTAVGTRLGSGRAVTDRLLVLDPDADGAAGLAAHRAEQVVWSCAGTGLALAGVWLGAGFDPVAIVAAMVVGALAGALARDELLARAVTRRRTELVADLPAVAELLALSVAAGENVAAALERVATGHGPLCAGLRGALGRVRTGTPLLEALTDLAGRWQVPPFTRFVDALVVAVEAGSPLADVLRAQAADARDAEHRRLTETGGHQEVRMMVPVVFGILPTVVVFAVYPGLAQLQLTN from the coding sequence GTGATCGCCGGGGTGTGCCTGGGGCTGCTCGCCGGCACCGGTGCGCTGCTCGTGGTCGCGGGGTTCCCGCTGCGCCGCGCACCGTCGCTGGACGCGCGGGTCCTGCCGTACCTCGCGCCGGCCCCGACGCGCCGGACGCGCGAACTCCTGCGCCGCGTGGGGACGGCGGTGGGGACGCGGCTGGGGTCGGGGCGGGCCGTCACCGACCGGCTGCTCGTCCTGGACCCCGACGCCGACGGGGCGGCCGGGCTGGCCGCCCACCGCGCCGAGCAGGTCGTGTGGTCCTGCGCCGGGACGGGGCTCGCCCTGGCCGGGGTGTGGCTGGGGGCGGGGTTCGACCCTGTCGCGATCGTCGCCGCGATGGTCGTCGGCGCGCTCGCGGGTGCCCTGGCGCGCGACGAGCTCCTGGCCCGGGCGGTGACCCGGCGCCGTACCGAACTCGTCGCGGACCTGCCCGCCGTGGCCGAACTGCTCGCCCTGTCGGTGGCGGCGGGGGAGAACGTCGCCGCCGCCCTCGAACGGGTCGCCACCGGCCACGGTCCGCTGTGCGCCGGGTTGCGGGGGGCGCTGGGCCGGGTCCGGACGGGGACACCGCTCCTGGAGGCCCTCACCGACCTGGCGGGGCGGTGGCAGGTGCCGCCCTTCACCCGTTTCGTCGACGCCCTCGTGGTCGCCGTCGAGGCGGGCAGCCCGCTCGCCGACGTCCTGCGCGCGCAGGCCGCCGACGCCCGCGACGCCGAGCACCGCCGGCTCACCGAGACCGGTGGGCACCAGGAGGTCCGGATGATGGTGCCCGTCGTCTTCGGGATCCTGCCGACCGTCGTGGTCTTCGCCGTCTACCCCGGCCTCGCCCAACTGCAACTCACGAACTGA
- a CDS encoding CpaF family protein → MDAVRLVEDEVRAQVRRRIAAGSFRGEAAELRSLVDAVVLDYDLRSLDGSLPGLGDRDDAVREVVAAVSGFGPLQRYFDDPAVEEIWINEPGKVFVARAGVPELTTTILDEDTVAELVERMLATTGRRVDLSSPFVDASLPDGSRVHVVIPDVTRRHWAVNVRRFVARARRLEDLVELGSLTAPAARFLSAAVAAGLNLLVSGATQAGKTALLNCLLAAVPAHQRVITCEEVFELQLQNRDVVAMQCRQPNLEGRGEIPLRRLVKEALRMRPDRLVVGEVRQAESLDLLIALNSGLPGAATVHANSAADAVAKMCTLPLLAGENVTSGFVVPAVAASLDLVVHAELDVDGRRRVREVVAVTGRSEGGVVETADVFTTRAGELVRGSGWPPHRERFARAGFDLPALLGERP, encoded by the coding sequence GTGGACGCTGTCCGCCTGGTGGAGGACGAGGTGCGGGCGCAGGTGCGTCGCCGCATCGCGGCGGGGAGTTTCCGCGGCGAGGCCGCCGAACTGCGCTCCCTCGTCGACGCCGTCGTCCTCGACTACGACCTGCGCTCCCTCGACGGCTCGCTGCCGGGCCTGGGGGACCGCGACGACGCCGTCCGCGAGGTCGTCGCCGCCGTCTCGGGTTTCGGTCCGCTGCAGCGCTACTTCGACGACCCCGCGGTCGAGGAGATCTGGATCAACGAACCGGGCAAGGTGTTCGTGGCCCGCGCCGGGGTCCCCGAGCTCACCACCACGATCCTCGACGAGGACACCGTCGCCGAACTCGTCGAGCGCATGCTGGCCACGACGGGCCGCCGGGTCGACCTGTCCAGCCCGTTCGTCGACGCGTCGCTGCCCGACGGTTCCCGCGTGCACGTCGTCATCCCCGACGTCACCCGCCGGCACTGGGCCGTCAACGTGCGGCGTTTCGTGGCCCGCGCGCGCCGGCTCGAGGACCTCGTGGAACTCGGCTCGCTCACCGCTCCCGCGGCCCGGTTCCTGAGCGCGGCGGTGGCCGCCGGGTTGAACCTCCTGGTCTCTGGAGCGACGCAGGCGGGGAAGACCGCGCTCCTGAACTGCCTGCTGGCGGCGGTCCCGGCCCACCAGCGCGTCATCACGTGCGAGGAGGTGTTCGAGCTGCAGCTGCAGAACCGTGACGTCGTCGCGATGCAGTGCCGGCAGCCGAACCTCGAGGGCCGGGGGGAGATCCCCCTGCGCCGCCTCGTGAAGGAGGCGCTGCGGATGCGCCCGGACCGCCTCGTGGTCGGGGAGGTGCGTCAGGCCGAGAGCCTGGACCTGCTCATCGCCCTCAACAGCGGTCTACCCGGCGCGGCCACCGTCCACGCGAACTCCGCCGCCGACGCCGTCGCGAAGATGTGCACCCTGCCGCTGCTGGCGGGCGAGAACGTCACGAGCGGTTTCGTGGTCCCCGCCGTGGCGGCCAGCCTCGACCTCGTCGTCCACGCCGAACTCGACGTCGACGGTCGCCGCCGGGTCCGCGAGGTCGTGGCGGTGACCGGGCGCAGCGAGGGTGGGGTCGTGGAGACGGCGGACGTGTTCACCACCCGCGCCGGCGAACTGGTCCGTGGCAGCGGGTGGCCCCCGCACCGCGAACGGTTCGCCCGCGCCGGTTTCGACCTGCCCGCGCTGCTCGGGGAGCGGCCGTGA